The following coding sequences are from one Pseudomonadota bacterium window:
- a CDS encoding site-2 protease family protein: MSALGDNVLTTIANFGIWFVVFLFSLTFHEYGHALVAYMGGDRTAYHGGQVSLDPIPHVRREPFGMVLMPLISFFLAGWMMGWASAPYDPRWARAHPRRQALMSLAGPGANFVLAVLALGLLRLALALEWFVPPPSAGFARLVSTAQDSPSLLQPLGMALSIMLNLNVMLGLFNLLPLPPLDGAGVVEGLAPGPARRLYEKLSQNTALQFLGLLVAWKLFSLIQGPAFAAVLALVHPDVGYS; this comes from the coding sequence ATGAGCGCCCTGGGAGACAACGTCCTGACAACGATCGCGAACTTCGGCATCTGGTTCGTTGTCTTCCTGTTTTCGCTGACCTTCCACGAGTATGGCCACGCGCTTGTGGCCTACATGGGAGGCGACCGCACCGCATACCACGGCGGCCAGGTGAGCCTCGACCCCATCCCTCATGTCAGGCGAGAGCCGTTCGGGATGGTCCTGATGCCGCTGATCAGCTTCTTCCTGGCAGGCTGGATGATGGGCTGGGCCTCGGCGCCCTACGATCCACGCTGGGCCCGCGCCCATCCGAGACGCCAAGCCCTCATGTCGCTGGCCGGTCCCGGCGCCAACTTCGTGCTCGCCGTGCTGGCCCTCGGCCTCTTGAGGCTGGCGCTGGCGCTGGAATGGTTCGTTCCACCGCCGTCCGCGGGTTTCGCCAGGCTCGTGAGCACTGCCCAAGATTCGCCCAGCCTCCTGCAGCCACTTGGCATGGCGCTGTCGATCATGCTCAACCTGAACGTCATGCTGGGCCTGTTCAATCTGCTGCCTCTGCCGCCGCTCGATGGGGCCGGCGTGGTGGAAGGGCTAGCGCCCGGACCGGCTCGGCGGCTGTACGAAAAGCTCAGCCAAAACACGGCCCTACAGTTCCTGGGCCTGCTCGTGGCCTGGAAGCTGTTCAGCCTGATCCAGGGTCCGGCCTTCGCCGCGGTGCTGGCTCTGGTGCATCCCGACGTCGGCTACTCCTAG
- a CDS encoding aldehyde dehydrogenase family protein: MELEALVGSLGIPPGARSNGDLSVRSPVDGRQLAALPSSRPAEVHAAVEQAQEAFRDWRRVPAPVRGELVRLFGQELRAAKPLLGRLVTLESGKILQEGLGEVQEMIDICDFSVGLSRQLYGLTLASERPEHRMLETWHPLGPVAVISAFNFPVAVWSWNFALAIVCGDPVIWKPSEKTPLCALACQQIFGKALQRFELAPDHLSQVLIGTAELGAVLVDHEAIPLVSATGSCRMGAAVAPRVARRFGRCLLELGGNNAMIAAPSADLDLAVRAIVFSALGTAGQRCTSLRRLIVHESVQEDLVARLKTAYASAVVGSPLETETLVGPLIDGSAFHTMQQALALARRDGGKVSGGERVLADRFPDAYYVRPALVEMPAQTEIVKEETFAPILYVMTYREWDEAMEMHNGVSQGLSSCIFTRDVREAELFLSAEGSDCGIANVNIGPSGAEIGGAFGGEKATGGGREAGSDSWKSYMRRGTNTINYSSKLPLAQGIEFG, from the coding sequence ATGGAACTTGAAGCACTAGTCGGCTCCCTGGGCATCCCCCCTGGAGCTCGAAGCAATGGCGACCTGTCCGTCCGTTCACCAGTGGACGGCCGGCAGCTCGCCGCGCTGCCTAGTTCGCGACCCGCCGAGGTTCATGCTGCCGTCGAGCAAGCCCAGGAGGCGTTCCGGGACTGGCGACGGGTGCCCGCGCCCGTCCGTGGGGAGCTGGTTCGGCTGTTTGGACAGGAGCTACGCGCTGCAAAGCCGCTGCTGGGACGTCTCGTGACGCTCGAATCCGGCAAGATCCTACAGGAGGGGCTCGGCGAAGTGCAGGAGATGATCGACATCTGCGACTTCTCCGTGGGCCTCTCGCGCCAGCTCTACGGGCTCACCCTGGCGTCGGAACGTCCCGAACACCGGATGCTCGAGACCTGGCACCCCCTGGGGCCGGTCGCGGTCATCAGCGCTTTCAACTTTCCGGTGGCCGTGTGGTCGTGGAATTTTGCCCTTGCTATCGTGTGCGGCGACCCGGTTATCTGGAAGCCCTCGGAAAAGACGCCGCTGTGCGCGCTGGCCTGCCAGCAGATCTTCGGTAAGGCGCTGCAGCGATTCGAGCTGGCACCCGACCATCTGTCCCAGGTTCTGATCGGCACGGCGGAGCTCGGGGCAGTCCTGGTCGACCACGAGGCGATCCCACTCGTCAGCGCAACGGGGAGCTGTCGCATGGGTGCGGCGGTCGCGCCTCGAGTCGCACGGCGTTTTGGCCGCTGCCTGCTGGAGCTTGGAGGCAATAACGCCATGATCGCAGCGCCCTCGGCGGACCTTGACTTGGCGGTGAGGGCGATCGTCTTTTCCGCGCTGGGAACCGCAGGCCAGCGCTGCACGAGCCTGCGCAGGCTGATTGTGCACGAAAGCGTGCAAGAGGATTTGGTTGCGCGGCTCAAGACCGCCTACGCCTCCGCGGTGGTGGGCTCACCGCTGGAAACGGAGACGCTGGTGGGCCCGCTCATCGACGGCAGCGCCTTTCACACCATGCAGCAGGCACTGGCCCTGGCTCGACGCGACGGCGGCAAGGTCAGCGGTGGTGAGCGCGTGCTGGCTGACCGATTCCCGGATGCGTACTACGTGCGCCCAGCGCTGGTGGAAATGCCAGCCCAGACGGAGATCGTCAAAGAGGAGACCTTCGCGCCCATTCTCTACGTCATGACCTACCGCGAATGGGACGAGGCCATGGAGATGCATAACGGAGTGAGTCAAGGCCTGTCGTCGTGCATCTTCACGCGGGACGTACGCGAAGCCGAGCTGTTCCTCTCTGCCGAAGGTAGCGACTGCGGCATCGCGAACGTCAACATCGGCCCGAGCGGCGCCGAAATCGGAGGCGCCTTTGGCGGTGAGAAGGCCACGGGGGGTGGACGCGAGGCGGGGTCGGACTCCTGGAAGAGCTATATGCGCAGGGGCACGAATACCATCAACTACTCGAGCAAGCTGCCCCTGGCCCAGGGCATCGAGTTTGGCTAG